A genomic window from Salvelinus sp. IW2-2015 linkage group LG13, ASM291031v2, whole genome shotgun sequence includes:
- the LOC111971429 gene encoding tripartite motif-containing protein 16-like has product MAENQELFCCSICLDLLKDPVTTACGHSYCMGCIKESWDQDVLKGVYSCPQCRQTFTPRPVLKRNIVLAEVVEKLKKTGLLAAPPPALCYAGPGDVACDVCTGTRKQKALMSCLVCLASYCETHLQPHYGSPALKKHKLVKATSQLQEKICSHHDKLLEVYCCTDQQCICYLCTMDEHKGHDTVSAAAERTEKQRQLGISQQKVQQRFQEREKELKELQQAVESLKHSAQAAVEDSDKTFTELIRSIERRRSEVKELIRAQEKAQVSQAEGLLEQLKQEIAELRKRRTELEQLSHTEDHIHFLQTYQSLSSISVSSDLPSIVVLPLQYFGDVSKTVSELREKLEDFLKGECTKISTTVNIVDVVLPPEHKIREQLLQYSCQLTLDPKTAHTLLSLSEGNRTVTRTGKVHSYPDHPDRFTNQCQVLCREGLSVRCYWEVEWSGNVVTAVSYKDISRTETGNIFGYNNKSWSLLCSSDGYWFRHNNVVTKVSGPQSSRVGVYLDHKAGTLSFYSVSDTMTLLHRVQTTFTQTLYPGFNICGTAELVKL; this is encoded by the exons ATGGCTGAGAATCAGGAACTGTTCTGTTGCTCCATCTGTCTGGATCTACTGAAGGATCCGGTGACTACTGCCTGTGGACACAGTTACTGTATGGGCTGTATTAAAGAAAGCTGGGATCAGGATGTTCTGAAAGGGGTCTACAGCTGTCCACAGTGCAGACAGACCTTTACCCCAAGGCCTGTTCTGAAGAGAAACATTGTGCTGGCTGAGGTGGTGGAGAAACTGAAGAAGACAGGACTCCTGGCTGCTCCCCCTCCTGCTCTGTGCTATGCTGGACCTGGAGATGTGGCGTGTGATGTCTGCACTGGGACCAGAAAGCAGAAAGCCCTCATgtcctgtctggtgtgtctggcctcttactgtgagactcacctgCAACCTCACTATGGATCTCCTGCTTTGAAGAAGCACAAGCTGGTCAAAGCCACCTCACAACTACAGGAGAAGATCTGCTCTCATCATGACAAACTGCTGGAGGTTTACTGTTGTACCGATCAGCAGTGTATCTGTTATCTGTGTACAATGGATGAACATAAAGGCCACGATACAGTGtcagctgcagcagagaggactGAGAAACAG AGGCAGCTGGGGATAAGTCAGCAGAAGGTCCAGCAGAgattccaggagagagagaaggagctgaaGGAGCTCCAACAGGCTGTGGAGTCTCTCAAG caCTCTGCCCAAGCAGCAGTGGAGGACAGTGATAAAACCTTTACTGAGCTGATCCGCTCCATTGAGAGAAGGCGCTCTGAGGTGAAGGAGCTGATCAGAGCCCAAGAGAAGGCTCAAGTGAGTCAAGCTGAAGGACTCCTGGAGCAACTGAAGCAGGAGATAGCTGAGCTGAGGAAGAGAAGGACTGAGCTggagcagctctcacacacagaggatcACATCCATTTCCTCCAG ACTTATCAGTCTCTCTCCAGTATCAGTGTATCTTCAGACTTACCCAGCATCGTTGTCCTTCCTCTTCAGTACTTTGGAGATGTGAGTAAGACTGTgtctgaactgagagagaaactgGAAGACTTCCTTAAAGGAGAATGTACTAAGATCTCCACTACAG TGAATATAGTGGATGTTGTACTGCCTCCAGAGCACAAGATCAGAGAACAGTTGTTACAAt ATTCCTGTCAGCTCACACTGGACCCaaaaacagcacacacactcctctctctgtctgaaggGAACAGAACGGTGACACGTACAGGCAAAGTCCACTCATATCCTGATCATCCAGACAGATTCACCAACCAGTGTCAGGTtctgtgtagagagggtctgtctgtacgctgttactgggaggtggagtggagtggtAATGTTGTTACTGCAGTCTCATATAAAGACATCAGCAGAACAGAGACAGGTAATATATTTGGATACAATAACAAGTCCTGGAGTTTACTGTGCTCTAGTGATGGTTATTGGTTCAGACACAATAATGTTGTGACTAAAGTTTCAGGCCCTCAGTCCTCCAGAGTAGGAGTGTACCTGGATCACAAGGCAGgaactctgtccttctacagtgTCTCTGACACAATGACCCTCCTCCACAGAGTCCAGACCACATTCACTCAGACCCTTTATCCTGGGTTTAATATCTGTGGTactgctgagctggttaaactgtag